The Oceaniferula flava nucleotide sequence ACCACAGAGCGCCTTCGTAGACATTCTGGTCGAGCGGTTGGCCCTCGCGAAGGCATTCGATCACGCGGAAGTTCATCATGGCGTCCATGCCGCCGTGACCGCCGTGTTCTTTGGCGACTTCCACCATGCGCTTGTAGAGCGGGTGATCGTATTTTTCATACATTTCTTTCAGCCCGTCGCCGGTCGCCCAGCTGTGGTGGTTTTTGGCCCCGCCGGGGACTCCGCCCTCGAGTGCAACGCGTGTGGGGAATCCGGCACCCGTGCCCTTGGTTCCCTGGATCAAGTTGTGTCGGGAGTATGGACGTGGGCTGCTCTCGTCCCACTGCACCATGATCGTGCGGCCGAGGTGTGTCTTGATAATTGAGGTGTTGATGTCGCCACCGGCAAACTCGATCTTCTTGAGCTTGCTGTCCGCTTTGGCGTGCTTGTCCACCCAGAGCTGGTGGTTGCGTGCCTGGGATGAGAAGGAGACGATGCGGTTGAAGGTGTCGTCAGTGCGCGCGATGTTCATATACTGTGCCACCGGTCCGAGTCCGTGAGTCGGGTAGAGGTTGCCGCTTTTCTTTGCCCAGTGGTAGGTGCGCCAGCTGCCGGTGCCGCGTCCGTTATCGACGTGGTTCATCTGCCCTCGCAGTTCGTGGATGTAGGCGGCCTCGGCGTGCAGTAGCTCACCAAAGAGATTTTGGCGGCACATGTTGAGGAACATCAGCTCATCGCGACCGTAGTTCACGTTTTCGAGCATCATGCAGTGTTTCTTGGTTTTTTCCGAGGTGTTGACGACATCCCAGCATTCGGCGATGGAGGTGGTCAGCGGCACTTCCACACAGACGTGAGCGCCGGCATTCATGGCATCAATGGCCATGGGGGCATGCCATTCCCAAGGGGTGACGACGTAAACGAGGTCCGGCT carries:
- a CDS encoding Gfo/Idh/MocA family protein — translated: MKDNSNSRRKFLKTLGGVGAGLTAARTFAGPQETGSPTRLEGAQYMGGFVAPKLKTVKVAIIGCGARGRTHYSQLSAFEGTEFVGICDLYPDLAEKAKKKVLANGKGKRHQQVKLYSGDQHAYKKMLAETKPDLVYVVTPWEWHAPMAIDAMNAGAHVCVEVPLTTSIAECWDVVNTSEKTKKHCMMLENVNYGRDELMFLNMCRQNLFGELLHAEAAYIHELRGQMNHVDNGRGTGSWRTYHWAKKSGNLYPTHGLGPVAQYMNIARTDDTFNRIVSFSSQARNHQLWVDKHAKADSKLKKIEFAGGDINTSIIKTHLGRTIMVQWDESSPRPYSRHNLIQGTKGTGAGFPTRVALEGGVPGGAKNHHSWATGDGLKEMYEKYDHPLYKRMVEVAKEHGGHGGMDAMMNFRVIECLREGQPLDQNVYEGALWSAVTPLSIKSVKEDGMPQVFPDFTRGQWQSTKPLPIVS